The nucleotide sequence ccaactcattcaagggtttttctttattttttactatattctacattgtagaataatggtaaagacatcaaaactatgaaataacacataaggaatcatgtagtaaccaaaaaagtattatatttgtgattcttcaaagtaggcgccctttgccttgatgacagctttgcacactcttggcattctctcaaccagcttcatgaggtagtcacctggaatgcatttaaattaacacgatctgccttgttaaaagttcatttgtggaatttctttcctttttaatgcgtttgagccaatcagttgtgttgtgacaaagaagggatggtatacagaagatagccctgtttggtaaaataccaagtccatattattgcaagaacagctcaaataagcaaagagaaacgacagtccatcattactttaagacatgaaggtcagtcaatccgtaaaatttctggaattttgaaagtttcttcaagtgcagtcgcaaaaaccatcaagcgctatgatgaaactggctctcatgaggactgccacaggaaaggaagacccagagttacctctgctgcagaggataagttcattagagttaccagccacagaaattgcagcccaaataaatatttcacggagttcaagtaacagatacgTCTCGACATCAACTGTTAAGAGGAGACTGCACGAATCAGGGCTTCatagtcgaattgctgcaaagaaaccactactaaaggacaccaataagaagaagagacttgcttgggccaagaaacatgagcaatggacattagaccggtggaaatctgtcctttggtctgatgagtccaaatttgagatatttggttccaactgccgtgtcttagTGAgatacagagtaggtgaacagattatctccacatgtgtagttcacaccgtgaagcatggaggaggaggtgtaatggtgtgggggttctttaccggtgacactgtctgtgatttatttagaattcaaggcacacttaaccagcatggctacctcaGCATTCTGCggagatacaccatcccatctggtttgcacttagtaggactatcatttgtttttcaacaggacaatgacccaacacacctccaggctgtgtaaatgttatttgaccaagaagaagagtgatggagtgctgcatcagatgacctggcctccacaatcacccgacctcattccaattgagatagtttgggatgagttggaccgcagagtgaaggaaaagcagccaacaagtgctcagcatatgtgggaactccttcaagactgttggaaaataattccaggtgaggctggctgagagaatttcaagagtgtgcaaagctgtcatcaaggcaaagggtggctattttgaagaatctcaaatatagaatatattttgatttggataacacttttttgggtactacatgattccatgtgttatttcatcattttgatgtcttcactattattctacaatgtagaaaacagtccaaataaagaaaaacccttgaatgagtaggtgtgtccaaacttttgagtggTACTTTACATACTACTGTTGACTGTGTCATGTGACTGTTAGAATGTTCTTTTTCATGTTTGTTTGACTAACCTAGAAAAAGTATCCTTCTTTTCATTTGACTACCCTACACAGCACCCTCCAACAACACATAAGCACTGTAACTCCTATGGTTGTCCATATGTCTGCCTATGCTGTGTGTGTGGATCAATCACTGTCTCAGCATTCAAATGGAATAGATATTTAAATAACTTTTTCAAATAACTATTTTTACAATACTCCAGTCCCACCTGTCTACACTAAACTCTATCTCAGTCTATCTTCAGTTCATTGTCAGTGTTACCTTACACTGAAAGCTACACCTGTAGGCTACGTGcactaacagtgtgtgtgtgtgtgtgtgtgtgtgtgtgtgtgtgtgtgtgtgtgtgtgtgtgtgtgtgtgtgtgtgtgtgtgtgtgtgtgtgtgtgtgtgtgtgtgtgtgtgtgtgtgtgtgtgtgtgtgtgtgtgtgtgtgtgtgtgtgtgtgtgtgtgtgtgtgtgtgtgtgtgtgtgtgtgtgtgtgtgtgtgtgtgtgtgtgtgtgcaatacaATACACTATTAGTGCAATATGGAACTAGAGTTGAGTATATCCTCAAGACACCATTGGTGCAACATTATGTAGTCTTACATTCATACATTATGTGGTCTTACATGTGAGTGTCTGTTATAATGACCGGTTCTGACATTACCCCTTTCCTCTCCTATATCCCTCTTCCAGACAAGCGGGTGGAGAAATGGCCAATGATGTCATCGCCCGCCCCCACCCTGGCCATCAGCTGCCTGTACCTGCTCTTCCTGTGGGCGGGGCCTAAGTACATGCAGAATCGCGAGCCTTTCCAGCTAAGGAAGACCCTCATAGTGTACAACTTCAGTATGGTGATACTCAACTTTTACATCGCCAAAGAGGTAACCAGCTCCTTTCCGTTTTCAACAAAAGTAATTCAGAAAATGTTCCATTTCGTTTCAGGCCATGGTCTTTATGATTCCCAGTCCCAGTGTCAGTGTCTACAGATTGGAAAGGGCTTTAAAGTTGATAGCAATATGACACCTTCTCCAGCTAATGTATTGGTGGGCAAGGTTGAGCCATCACCAAATGGATAATGTAGCATGCCATATACCAACCCTGCCTGAACTCAATACCATACTCCCATACCATACCCAGCACTGCACCTGTCAAACATCCTCTACAGTTACATCTATATAGTCTTTTTAGAACTGTAGGCACAGAGGATACAGGGTCTAGGGCACAACTCCAATCCTCAAAGGCTACAGTACTGGTGGTTTTCATTTCTCCCTGGCAATTTCTTTCACACGTCCATTCACCCAGGTGTAAATTGGTCTCTGTGGCCCTTGAGGACTATTGTTGTGTATCTGTGGTCTAGAGGAAAGGGACTACCCCAAACGTTGTGTACTTAACGTTGTGTCCCTAACATTGTATCCCTGTGGTCCTCAGCTCCTCCTGGGTGCGAGAGCAGCGGGATACAGCTACCTATGTCAACCTGTCAGCTATTCCAACGACGTCAACGAAGTCAGGGTGAGCAAACTTGACACACTACAGACATactcttaatttgatcactctgttgttgCAGAGTGTCGTGTCTGTgactatcattaaatgtgaagatttattttatcaaatcaattctatgtgtaattattatttttgtgattaaactaatcatgtaaacttgaattaactaggaagtcggggcaccactgGAAAATGTTTATAGAGTCTCTATTTCCCAAATCGACTCttaagatattttcatatcttatcGATTAGTCTTCTATTAATGTATCATTATTACCTCATCAGTTCTCATTAATGAATGTCgcaaacccttggatatctgcacgaaccctagtcTCGAAACTGAATCTGCGATGTACatattggcttaattatttatttactaaacaaatcacagaaatacataaacaaACAATATACTTATTGGTTACTAACGCGATGCATTGATaagtccctagtgggctaaaccggtatgacggCTTGGTAGATAATGGAAAGAGGTGGTGACAGATAAAAAGCAGGACAGACAAAATAGATTGACTACACACAGTTGATTATTGTattcattgaaatgctaatcctaagcacctgaatggccgctcattCAAAAATCATTTCAACATATATATTTACGCCCGTATGTCGTTGCTGTTTTCTTTGTTGGAATCGCCGGtccgtctgctggagagtcagttcatcagagagtctctggttaaCTTCCCCAGGAGTCACAATGTCTTTCGTAGTTGTGGCTTTCTCAGCGGCTATGGATAGTGTCTGTTGTAATGGATACGTCAGGCGTACAGATGGTTGTTGCATAGAATAGATGCTTCTgcggttgttgttgtttttctcgtAGGAGGCCCAGAATAAAACAACTCTGACAAGATTGTTCTTTAATTACCCACGGAAcattcccacattctcaaaaatataaatattgtttAATTATTCAAACTTTTGATGTCCAtgggtctctctgtgttccacagTTTACATTCCAATCTTGAACACTACAGAGCACAGAGGCAGCATATTTTATGACCGCCATAAAACAGCCGacttccacctctctccctctacgagagagagcacgctgtagagcggACCCACTGttacctgatccttcagatcgccacaggagagttatgacaagagagctttaaaaaaaaaaacattgtattCACGATTTAAAAAGGCTTCCTTTTTGTAATTTgtagtttgtaatttccacttaaacatttcagacttgatttcccAAACCAAAAATGTAACAACACCTActaaaatgtccatgaattatcatccacataataattcacatttcttgttgcAGCAGCATTATTTTCCTGCCGtaagaaactggtcaaattaagatagaACATCTGTACACTCTTGCAATCGATTTGGTGGAAAGACCAAGAGCTAGAGCTTGTCTGGTCATTCTGTTCATAAGCCAGAAAAGACCAGACATATTAGCCTTTTACCCATTTCTTATTGATACAGGCTGGGTCTCTGTATTTGAGGTGTAGAATGAGGTCCAGCTTTAGCAGCATGTGGTTCTCTGTAAGTCTAAGCAGCCGTGTTGTAATCTTATTGTAGACTAttactctatgtgtgtgtgtgcgtgcgtgcgtgcgtgcgtgcgtgcgtgcgtgcgtgcgtgtgtgtgtgtgtgtgtgtgcgtgcgtgcgtgcgtgcgtgcgtgcgtgcgtgcgtgcgtgtgtgtgtgtgtgtgtgtgtgtgtgtgtgtgtgtgtgtgtgtgtgtgtgtgtgtgtgtgtgcaagagagagggagagtaggagaatGTCAGAGATAGATCTATGGTGATTCCAGGACAGAGGGGGTGTGACCTTTAACATAAAGGGGAGGAGTTATTAGGTCTCCCCACTTCTGTCCCCGCCCATGGCATGATGGCATTACTGAGGGATAAGAGTGACACTcagagcactgtgtgtgtgtgtgtgtgtgtgtgtgtgtgtgtgtgtgtgtgtgtgtgtgtgtgtgtgtgtgtgtgtgtgtgtgtgtgtgtgtgtgtgtgtgtgtgtgtgtgtgtgtgtgtgtgtgtgtgtgtgtgtgtgtgtgtgtgtgtgtgtgtgtgtgtgttacaaagggatacgacagagagagagagtatgttggCGGGAGGTTGGTAATGGATAATGACAGGCTACTTTGTCCCATAGATAGTCTGACATACAAGCCAGCAACAAGCCTGATACATCCCTCAGTTAATCTCAGTTATCAGATTTTACTGTACCAACCCCTTATCAAGCCACTTTCTCTACCAGACCGCAGGCTAACATGCCATGTCATTCATCAATGACCCTTTTCATTGTCATCACCAATCCCCTATGGACGGAGTTGACGCTAACATTGTTGACTCTGACTTTAAAATTAGGCAGATGATCCAATCGCCGTCTGAGCATTCAAATTGAATAGATATTGAAATAACGTGTGAAAATAACAATTTTTACAATACTCCTGGTCCCACCTTACACTACACTCTATCTCAGTATAGTCTCTTCAGTACAATGTCAGTGTTACCTTACACTGAAAACTACACCTGTAGGTTACATgcacatgtgtgtgcatgtgggtgtgtgcatgtgtgtgtccttGATACATATGTGTGTAGAGGATGCATGatgatgagagtgtgtgtgaaaaGCAAGGTGGCTGGCTACCTTTTGATCTCCATAATCCCAACCCAGTGGAATCCATAGAAATCTACAGAATCCTCTTTAAAGTGTTTCAGGAAATTGGGATCTTTATTGTCTTTGAGACTCGTGTCTCTGAAACCAGATGGTTTTGAGCACCAATGATGTAATCTTGTGTTAAAGctcactccctcttccctttGGCAGATAGCGTCGGCTCTGTGGTGGTACTACATCTCTAAGGGAGTGGAGTATCTGGACACAGTGTTCTTCATCCTGAGGAAGAAGATCAACCAGGTCAGCTTCCTCCATGTCTACCATCACTGCACCATGTTCATCCTCTGGTGGATCGGAATCAAGTGGGTCCCTGGAGGACAATGTGAGTACCTGGGGGGTACATTggcgtattgtgtgtgtgtgttcatgcatttGTGTAGGGTGGGTGATTAAATGTTCCCACCTGGATACACCTGGTTCATCTCTACCCTTACTATCATACTGTTCTGAAATAGCATGCTAGCCACTCATAAGCAGTCTGACTTGTATCCCCTTGGAAATACCTTTATCCTTTAACCCCCTCACAGCGTTCTTCGGAGCAGGAATAAACTCATCCATCCATGTCCTGATGTATGGGTACTATGGCCTGGCCGCTTTCGGACCCAAGATCCAGAAATTCCTCTGGTGGAAGAAATACCTGACCATTATTCAGATGGTAAGTCTCCCTCTTGCTGTGGCCATAGCACAGCTGTTCAGGTAGTGTGTGATTGATACCGAAACACATCTTTGCATGTCAAAATGTATTCCATTGTTTGGAGTGTGCAGTCTGACTCATTCATCACGGATTATATTGGGATTATTACATTTGGGATTGAGCATGTCAGGtctgttgtgtgttttgtgtacgTCACAGATCCAGTTCCACGTGACCATTGGCCATGCCGGCCACTCCCTCTACACTGGCTGCCCATTCCCTGCCTGGATGCAGTGGGCCCTGATTGGCTACGCCGTCACCTTCATCATTCTATTCGGCAACTTTTACTACCAGACCTACCGACGCACCCCACGTTCTGCCCACAAGGCGGCCAAGCCCGTCACTAACGGTGTCTCCATGACAACCAACGGCTACAGCAAGCTACAGGAGGTAGAGGAAAATGGGCAGAAGCAGCAGAAAAAGGGAAGAGCAAAAAGGGAGTAAGGAGAAGGTGGAGATGGAGGAAGCCTCTGTCAGACCAACACGAAGACCGTGGGGTGAAAAGGCAGAGGAGATAGGGGGGTTCAGGGGTGAAAGTTCAAAAGTCAAATGGGATTCCACCACACCACTGCCCTTGCAGGATGTTTTGAGGATGTGATTTGTGACcaatttgtatgtgtgtgtgtgtgtgggggggggggggtgattggtGAGGTTTATATTCTGGGATTTGGTAAGGTTTGGGTATGGAGGGATGGGGGTAGGAGGAGGGTGTTGGTTGTCTTTTTACAACGAAAGAAGATCGCTGCACTTCATGTAGAGTCTGTGCTCTGTCTCCTTACTTTGGGGTCCTGGTCAAAGACATGACCTTAAaaagaccacaacacaaccacaggGACTCCCAAACTGCTCAGCAGCTGCAACGTTTCCAACCAAAACTCCACCACCATTTTGTACTTTTCTTTGTTTAACTCAATGCTGATGTAGTGATGCAAatgcttatttatttttgtaGCATTGTAAATGGTATTTTACATATTAAATTATTTCAATTGAAGAATCTTCCAGAAACGTGTACCAAAGAGGATTTATATTTCATTGCGTGATGAGTAAGGGAACTACTGGGGGAGCATTATTGAGGAATAAATAGTTATTTTACAGTACAGGGGCTGTTTTCAATTCTATTTGTGGCAGTATTACTTGTCTACGTGGAACACACAGACTAGCTGCAAGCCCTCTCTGCCATACAGACCTGCCCTAAAGTACATAATAAACACATACACGAACacaagaattcagaccccttgacttttttcacatttatttaCGTTTACAGCCTAATACTAAACttgataaaatacattttccctcatcaatctacacacaatactccataacgacaaagtacattttatttttttaaacattattcAAATGTACtaaaaatagaaaacagaaataccttatttactaagtattcagaccctttgctatgagactaaattgagctcagttgcatcctgcttccattgatcatccttgagatgtttcaacaacttgat is from Oncorhynchus gorbuscha isolate QuinsamMale2020 ecotype Even-year linkage group LG14, OgorEven_v1.0, whole genome shotgun sequence and encodes:
- the LOC123995183 gene encoding elongation of very long chain fatty acids protein 4-like, producing MEALTHFMNDTVEFYRWSLTIADKRVEKWPMMSSPAPTLAISCLYLLFLWAGPKYMQNREPFQLRKTLIVYNFSMVILNFYIAKELLLGARAAGYSYLCQPVSYSNDVNEVRIASALWWYYISKGVEYLDTVFFILRKKINQVSFLHVYHHCTMFILWWIGIKWVPGGQSFFGAGINSSIHVLMYGYYGLAAFGPKIQKFLWWKKYLTIIQMIQFHVTIGHAGHSLYTGCPFPAWMQWALIGYAVTFIILFGNFYYQTYRRTPRSAHKAAKPVTNGVSMTTNGYSKLQEVEENGQKQQKKGRAKRE